In Paenibacillus kyungheensis, the following are encoded in one genomic region:
- a CDS encoding aspartyl-phosphate phosphatase Spo0E family protein gives MEHLKKIEESIELERRELNEMVQFYDLHDRRVLDQSRRVDSILNQYNHLKQALLGTRSSIVG, from the coding sequence TTGGAACATCTAAAAAAGATTGAGGAATCGATAGAACTAGAGCGCCGGGAACTTAATGAAATGGTGCAGTTTTACGACCTTCACGATCGCCGCGTATTGGACCAGTCTAGAAGAGTAGATTCCATACTTAATCAATACAACCATCTCAAGCAAGCTTTACTAGGCACTCGTAGTTCAATTGTAGGTTGA
- a CDS encoding aldo/keto reductase, with protein sequence MTTDLISVKKLNNGVNMPWFGLGVWQVEDGNEAIDSVKAALKSGYRAIDTAAAYGNEESVGKAIKESGIARDELFITSKVWNKDQGYESTLAAFEQTMKKLDLDVLDLYLIHWPVAGKYKDTWRAMEKLYKDGRIRAIGVSNFQTHHLDDLLGDAEVVPAVNQVEFHPLLTQSELLAYSEEKGIQLEAWSPLARGKLFDNEVIKEIADKYGKEPAQVILRWVLDKGVVVITRSVKEKRIASNAEIFDFKLTVEEIDRISALNKNERTGPDPDNFDF encoded by the coding sequence ATGACTACTGATTTAATTTCAGTGAAGAAGTTGAACAATGGTGTAAATATGCCCTGGTTTGGTCTAGGTGTATGGCAGGTTGAAGATGGTAATGAAGCGATTGATTCGGTAAAAGCTGCACTTAAAAGCGGTTATCGTGCAATAGATACAGCTGCTGCTTACGGTAATGAAGAAAGCGTCGGCAAAGCAATCAAAGAATCAGGGATTGCTCGTGATGAACTATTTATTACTTCTAAAGTATGGAATAAAGATCAAGGTTATGAATCTACCCTTGCTGCTTTTGAACAAACGATGAAAAAATTAGATCTAGACGTATTGGATCTATATTTGATTCACTGGCCTGTTGCAGGTAAATATAAAGACACTTGGCGTGCTATGGAAAAACTATACAAAGACGGACGTATTCGTGCGATAGGCGTAAGTAATTTCCAAACTCATCATTTGGATGATTTGTTAGGAGATGCTGAAGTGGTTCCTGCGGTCAATCAAGTTGAATTCCACCCGCTATTAACGCAATCTGAATTGCTTGCATATAGTGAAGAAAAAGGAATTCAATTGGAAGCATGGTCTCCACTCGCACGCGGTAAATTATTTGATAATGAAGTGATCAAAGAGATCGCTGATAAATACGGTAAAGAGCCTGCTCAAGTTATCTTGCGCTGGGTACTGGATAAAGGTGTAGTCGTGATTACGCGTTCTGTCAAAGAAAAACGGATTGCGTCTAATGCTGAAATCTTTGATTTCAAATTAACTGTCGAAGAAATTGATCGTATCAGTGCGCTGAACAAAAACGAGCGTACCGGTCCAGATCCAGACAACTTTGATTTCTAA